A region of Anolis sagrei isolate rAnoSag1 chromosome 2, rAnoSag1.mat, whole genome shotgun sequence DNA encodes the following proteins:
- the LOC132766270 gene encoding zinc finger protein 345-like, which produces MDRGHLSTEVLQEERDQEVSPDYGQKMGPSQRPHGKTLRSSRRRAKAGGGDGGDLERQPRRDGTLPDQDEGPSQTPNQKEIHTGKKPECGKSLTESAGLPSHQRTRPGEKPYKGLECGKSLTQRAHVQGPHKIHTGEKPYTCLDCGKSFPSSRNLCLHQRTHTGEKPYKCMECGRSLAHGSALREHLKIHTGERRFTCPLCGNNFRSNYALKSHQKVHTGEKLNACPECGRRFAHKSTLVAHRRLHMGEKPYECSDCGKTFHQRTHLVVHRRVHTGEKPYQCADCGKAFRHKSHFNVHRRIHTGEKLYACTVCGKAFRTRTVLDSHQRIHTGEKPYKCLVCGKSFHQNSALHSHKRTHAGEKPYPCFECGKSFRNGSYLTVHQRRHSGEKPYQCSECGQRFGYSTSLARHKKVHKKGKL; this is translated from the exons ATGGATCGGGGCCACCTGTCCACGGAGGTCTTGCAGGAGGAACGGGACCAAGAGGTCTCTCCAG ATTATGGCCAGAAAATGGGTCCTTCTCAAAGGCCGCATGGGAAGACCTTGAGATCCTCTCGACGGAGAGCAAAGgctggaggaggagatggaggagactTGGAGAGGCAGCCGAGGAGAGACGGGACCTTACCGGATCAAGATGAAGGTCCCTCTCAGACCCCAAATCAGAAG GAAATTCATACAGGGAAGAAaccggagtgtggaaagagcttaaCTGAAAGCGCAGGTCTGccttcacatcaaaggactcgccctggggagaaaccctataaaggcctcgagtgtgggaagagcttaaCTCAGAGGGCACATGTACAGGGACCTCACaaaattcacactggggagaaaccgtatACATGCCTGGATTGTGGGAAGAGCTTTCCCTCCAGTAGAAATCTGTGTCTAcatcaaaggacacacactggggagaagccctataaatgcatggagtgtgggaGAAGCCTTGCTCATGGCTCGGCTCTGAGAGAGCACCTGAAGATCCACACTGGGGAAAGACGCTTTACATGTCCGCTGTGTGGAAACAACTTCCGTAGTAATTATGCCCTCAAATCACACCAGAAGGTTCACACCGGAGAGAAACTCAATGCATGTCCTGAATGCGGAAGACGCTTTGCTCATAAGTCGACCCTAGTTGCACACCGGAGGCTGCACATGGGGGAAAAGCCATACGAATGCTCTGATTGTGGGAAGACCTTCCATCAGAGAACGCACCTCGTTGTGCACCGGAGAGTTCATACGGGGGAGAAGCCCTACCAGTGTGCTGATTGTGGGAAAGCCTTTCGTCATAAAAGCCACTTTAACGTCCACCggagaatccacacaggagagaaacttTACGCCTGCACAGTGTGTGGGAAGGCTTTTAGAACGAGGACGGTCCTTGACTCTCACCAAAgaatccacactggagagaaaccctacaagTGTTTGGTGTGCGGGAAAAGCTTCCATCAGAACTCAGCCCTTCATTCGCATAAGAGAACCCACgctggggagaagccatatccCTGCTTtgagtgcggaaagagcttcagaAATGGGTCGTATCTCACTGTTCACCAGAGGAGGCAttctggggagaagccatatcaatgctcTGAGTGTGGACAGAGATTCGGTTACAGCACAAGCCTTGCTAGGCATAAAAAGGTTCACAAAAAAGGGAAACTATAG